Proteins from a single region of Mycoplasma leachii PG50:
- the rpsG gene encoding 30S ribosomal protein S7, translated as MRKNKAEKRDVLADPIYNSKLVTRAINKIMLDGKRGIAQSIIYDAFNIIKEKTNKEPIEVFNKAIENIKPHLELKVRRIGGANYQVPVEVSAERQITLALRWLINYARLRNEKVMTIKLANEIIDASNNIGGSVKKREDTHKMAEANKAFAHYRW; from the coding sequence ATGCGTAAAAATAAAGCAGAAAAAAGAGATGTTTTAGCAGATCCAATTTATAATTCTAAATTAGTTACTCGTGCAATTAATAAAATTATGTTAGATGGTAAAAGAGGAATTGCTCAGTCAATTATTTATGATGCATTTAATATAATTAAAGAAAAAACTAATAAAGAACCAATTGAAGTATTTAATAAAGCTATTGAAAATATTAAACCTCACTTAGAATTAAAAGTTCGTCGTATTGGAGGAGCTAACTATCAAGTTCCTGTAGAAGTTTCAGCTGAAAGACAAATCACTTTAGCTTTACGTTGATTAATTAATTATGCAAGATTAAGAAACGAAAAAGTTATGACAATTAAATTAGCTAATGAAATTATTGATGCATCAAATAATATTGGTGGATCAGTTAAAAAACGTGAAGATACTCATAAAATGGCAGAAGCAAATAAAGCATTTGCACACTATCGTTGATAA
- the rpsL gene encoding 30S ribosomal protein S12, which translates to MPTINQLVKVNRKAKTWKTKAPALNRGINTLIKKVTKIASPQKRGVCTRVATMTPKKPNSALRKYARVRLTNGMEVNAYIPGEGHNLQEHSVVLIRGGRVKDLPGVRYHVIRGTLDTQGVAKRSQGRSLYGVKRPKVKK; encoded by the coding sequence ATGCCAACAATTAATCAATTAGTTAAAGTTAACCGTAAAGCAAAAACATGAAAAACTAAAGCTCCAGCCTTAAACAGAGGGATTAATACTTTAATTAAAAAAGTTACTAAAATAGCATCACCACAAAAACGTGGAGTATGTACGCGTGTTGCAACAATGACACCTAAAAAACCTAACTCAGCGCTACGTAAATACGCTCGTGTTAGATTAACAAACGGAATGGAAGTTAATGCTTATATTCCAGGAGAAGGACATAATTTACAAGAACATAGTGTTGTTTTAATTCGTGGAGGACGTGTTAAAGATTTACCAGGGGTTAGATATCACGTTATTAGAGGTACTTTAGATACTCAAGGTGTAGCAAAACGTTCACAAGGACGTTCATTATATGGAGTAAAAAGACCTAAAGTTAAAAAATAA
- the cls gene encoding cardiolipin synthase produces the protein MKKPIITVLSLIFMFGLTILGLLLLNLYFFTWPLIGFGIFHLLAIIWAFIVLGDKKRRFETRIRWFCFIVVIPIIGVLSYLFFGRSYKYKINKSYKLPEIKNKHLDNELKEIDQILINQVPQFKRAFKTAMISQTDNIFLNSEVEFLKNGNELFLNLFKDISNAKSHILLNFYIFKDGKLLEQLTNLLIKKLKENVKVYIIYDFAGSYTVFEKSRLKLLKHGCQIACFAPVRFPFIKWTANYRDHRKDVVIDNKIGYIGGINIGDEYINLDNKFGYWNDCSLRITGNAVSEIQRIFISDYDFYKPFNKKRLTESDLNLNTIYPVKSKNQLVQIVSSGPNHEEPLHLSIFINLINSAQKRIWISTPYFIPPQEIRTALISAANSKLDVRILIPGLTDKAFLLDQTKQWTRELYKAGVKIYSINNVFNHNKTYLFDDEITFIGSTNLDFRALFADQQTMGLIYSKKLNNTISKKFEQDFKNSYLYDHLPNKNINWFRKIIIKIYNIIQPLL, from the coding sequence ATGAAAAAACCAATTATTACAGTTTTGTCTTTAATTTTTATGTTTGGTTTAACTATCTTAGGTTTGTTATTATTAAATCTTTATTTTTTTACTTGACCTTTAATTGGATTTGGGATTTTTCATTTATTAGCTATTATTTGAGCTTTTATTGTATTAGGTGATAAAAAAAGAAGATTTGAAACTAGAATCAGATGATTTTGTTTTATTGTTGTTATTCCTATAATTGGAGTTTTATCTTATTTATTTTTTGGTAGATCTTATAAGTATAAAATCAATAAAAGTTACAAATTACCAGAAATTAAAAATAAGCACTTAGATAATGAATTAAAAGAGATTGATCAAATTTTAATTAATCAAGTACCACAATTTAAACGTGCTTTTAAAACAGCAATGATTTCTCAAACTGATAATATTTTTTTAAATAGTGAAGTTGAGTTTTTAAAAAATGGTAATGAATTATTTTTAAATTTATTTAAAGATATTAGCAATGCTAAAAGTCATATTTTATTAAATTTTTATATTTTTAAAGATGGTAAGTTATTAGAACAACTAACTAATTTATTAATTAAAAAGTTAAAAGAAAATGTTAAAGTTTATATAATTTATGATTTTGCAGGAAGTTATACTGTATTTGAAAAATCAAGATTAAAGTTATTAAAACATGGTTGTCAAATTGCTTGTTTTGCTCCAGTAAGATTTCCATTTATTAAATGAACAGCAAATTATAGAGATCATAGAAAAGATGTAGTAATTGATAATAAAATTGGTTATATTGGTGGAATTAATATTGGTGATGAATATATTAATTTAGATAATAAGTTTGGTTATTGAAATGATTGTTCTTTAAGAATTACAGGTAATGCTGTAAGTGAAATTCAACGTATTTTTATTAGTGATTATGATTTTTATAAACCTTTTAATAAAAAAAGATTAACAGAATCAGATTTAAATTTAAATACTATTTATCCAGTTAAATCAAAAAACCAATTAGTACAAATTGTTTCAAGTGGACCAAATCACGAAGAACCTTTACATTTATCTATTTTTATTAATTTAATTAATTCAGCTCAAAAAAGAATTTGAATCTCAACTCCATATTTTATTCCTCCTCAAGAAATTAGAACTGCTTTAATTAGTGCTGCTAATTCAAAACTAGATGTTAGAATTTTAATTCCAGGTTTAACTGATAAAGCTTTTTTATTAGATCAAACAAAACAATGAACTAGAGAATTATATAAAGCTGGAGTTAAAATCTATTCTATTAATAATGTTTTTAACCATAATAAAACTTATTTATTTGATGATGAAATTACATTTATTGGATCAACAAATCTTGATTTTAGAGCTTTATTTGCAGATCAACAAACAATGGGATTAATTTATTCTAAAAAATTAAACAATACAATTTCTAAAAAATTTGAACAAGATTTTAAAAACAGTTATTTATATGATCATTTACCAAATAAAAACATTAATTGATTTAGAAAAATCATAATTAAAATTTATAATATTATTCAACCTTTACTATAA